A genome region from Nocardioides cynanchi includes the following:
- a CDS encoding sulfotransferase family protein — translation MRPNLMIAGAQKSGTTWLHRMLRHHPDIFMTRQKELDFFSNPDNYGDAAALAAYEQHFADAGDARWRGESTPHYFWHRGDRPSSPPVRAWEPADFVAAVLGDELERVLLVFRDPVSRAVSAYHHNNARGRVREGEGIFDCPPSMGLVDLGLYSVHWKHWAGALGEERLTVYLFDDLAAQPREFLATVMGDLGLDVTEEILDAARPNRTIHKRKAPHVKPHLPVADLDRLFELSEPEIAWVESHTGRSLPAWRDRDALVAKLADPA, via the coding sequence GTGCGGCCGAACCTCATGATTGCTGGCGCTCAGAAGAGCGGCACGACGTGGCTGCACCGCATGCTGCGGCACCATCCGGACATCTTCATGACCCGGCAGAAGGAGCTCGACTTCTTCAGCAACCCGGACAACTACGGCGATGCCGCCGCCCTCGCGGCGTACGAGCAGCACTTCGCCGACGCCGGTGACGCGCGCTGGCGGGGCGAGTCGACGCCCCACTACTTCTGGCACCGCGGTGACCGGCCGTCGTCTCCGCCGGTCCGCGCCTGGGAGCCGGCGGACTTCGTGGCCGCGGTCCTCGGCGACGAGCTCGAGCGGGTGCTGCTGGTGTTCCGCGACCCCGTGTCGCGCGCGGTCTCGGCGTACCACCACAACAACGCACGCGGCCGTGTCCGGGAGGGTGAGGGGATCTTCGACTGCCCGCCCTCGATGGGCCTGGTCGACCTGGGTCTCTACTCGGTGCACTGGAAGCACTGGGCCGGCGCCCTGGGCGAGGAGCGGCTGACGGTCTACCTCTTCGACGACCTGGCGGCCCAGCCACGGGAGTTCCTGGCGACGGTGATGGGCGATCTCGGGCTGGACGTCACCGAGGAGATCCTGGACGCCGCCCGGCCCAACCGCACGATCCACAAGCGCAAGGCTCCCCACGTGAAGCCCCACCTGCCGGTGGCCGACCTGGACCGGTTGTTCGAGCTCAGCGAGCCGGAGATCGCGTGGGTCGAGAGCCACACCGGCCGGTCGCTGCCGGCCTGGCGTGACCGCGACGCGCTGGTGGCCAAGCTGGCCGATCCGGCCTGA